The DNA window GGGTCCATCCGAAGGAGCGCTGGTTGATGACGTGCACCAGGATGTACGCGAGCCCCACGCCCAGCGGCAGTGAGAACAGCCCCGCGAGCAGTCCCAGGAGTCCTGTCTGGAGCGACACCAGCCCCCAGAGTTGTCCGGGCGTCAGGCCCATGGCGCGCAGCACCGCGAGCTCTCGAGCCCGCTCCAGTTGCAGGGACATCAGCGCGCTGAGCACTCCGACGAAGGCCACGCAGATGGCGAGCAGCCGGAGCACCTGCGTAATCGTGAAGGTGCGGTCGAACACCTCCATCGACATCTGTCGCAGGGAGCGGTTGGAGCGGATGAGGAGGGCCTGGCTGTCTCCCGCGCGCTCACGCACCGAGGCGAGGAGCGCGTCCAGGTCCTGCCCTGGCGCCGCGTACAGCGCCACGCCGCTCACGCCTCGGTCGTCGAACCATCGGTCGTAGGTGGCGCGAGGCATCAGGACGGTGCCCACGTCGGAGCCGTAGTCGAAGTACACGCCGACGACCCGGAAGTCGTGCGGCCCCTTGTCCGTGGCCACGCGCACCGTGTCGCCCACGCCCACGCCGCGATGGAACGCGAAGGGCTCCGAGACGATGAGCGCGTCCGTCGACGACTCCAGCTCGCGCCACACGGAGGCGTCGTCGCCTTGCTTGAAGCGATAGGGCCGTGCCGGCGTGCGGCTCAAGTCCACGGCGGACAGGTCCGTGAGTACGCCGTTCACCTGGACATGGGTCAGTCGCAGGGAGCTGCTGCCAGCGATGCCCGGCGTGGCGCGCAGTTGCTCGGCGAGCCCTGGTGTCAGCGAGGCGGACTCGCGCCGGGCGACCATCGTGGCCGGGGAGATGTACACGTCCGCGAGCAGGGAGGCTTCCAGCCAGGACATCACGGTGCCTCGGAAGCTGGACACCATCAGCCCCACGCCCACCGTCGTCGCGACGGCGACCATCAACGCGGCCAGCGCCACGGCGGTGCGGCTCAGGCTGGTCCGCACGCTTCGCGCCGCCATGCGCCCCAGGAGGCCGAAGGTGAGCCCCAGCGGGACGGCGGCGAGGAGCGACAGCCGCTCCGTCAGCCAGGGCACCAGGAGCGCGGCGCCCAGCAGGACCCCGAAGAGTCCCACGTAGGCGGGGAGCAACGCGTGCGTGGGCCAGTTCAACATCCCCACGCCCAAGGCGAGCAGCGCCAGTCCCATCAGCGCGAGCCTGGGTGCGCGGGTGCGTGAGACATCCTCGAGCGTCGAGCGGCGCAGCGTCGTCACGGGCGCCGAGCGCGCGGCTTCCCAGGCGGGCACCAGCGCCGCGAGCACCGTGGCGCCCAGGCCCAATCCCAAGCCCTTCGCCAGCGTGAGGGGCTCCAGCACCAGCCTGCGCACGCTCACCACGAAGTAGAGGTCGTTGAGGGTTTGCGTGATGAGGCCGACGAGCCCTCGCCCCAGGATGATGCCGAGCAGCAGCCCCGCCACCGTGCCGACCATGCCCAGCACCAGGGCCTCACCCAACACGAGCGCGAACAGCTCCCGGCGGGTGATGCCCACCGCGCGCAGCCGGCCCAGGAGCCCGCGCCGCTGCACCACGGAGAACGTCATGGTGTTGTAGATGAGGAACATCCCCACCACGAGCGCCAGCAGGGAGAGCGCGGTGAGGTTGGTGCGAAACGCCCTCGTCATCTGCTCCAGGGTTCCGGTTCGAGCGGAGGCTCGGACCAGCTCCGTTCCTGGGGGCAACGTCGCGCGCAGTTGCTGCGCCTGCGCATCACCCCCGGGGAGAATCAGGTCCACGCGCGTGAGCCGGCCGTCCTGGCCGAGCAGCTCCTGCGCGGTGGAGATGTCCATCAACGCCAGTGACTCCAGTGCGCGTGCGGTGTCCTCGTTGGCGGGGGCAATCAGCGACATGACGCGAAGCTGTGCGTCGCGTCCGGCGACTCGCACCGGCACCACGTCGCCGACTCCCACGCCCAGCGCCCGGGCTGCCCGCGCGCTGAGGAGCACGGTGCCCGGCTCGGTGAGCAGTGTGCCCACGTCACCCGCGGCGCCGCTCGAGAAGTCTCGGAAGGGGGCCTCCGCGAAGGGGTCCATGCCCAGCAGGGTGAGCGTGCGCCGGTCACCCACGGTCGCCTGCGCGTAGCCCTCCACCACGGGCGCGGACACGGGCGCATCGGGCCGCACGCGCAGGTCGCGATACACGCGCTCCGGAAGACCCGAGGTGCCCCCCAGGAGTTGATGCGTGGCGCGCCCCGCCACCGCGTCCGTGGAGCGCTCGAACGCGCGCATCGCGCTGCCGCTCGCCAGGTCGATGGACACGACCACCGCCACACCCAGCGCAATCCCCACGAGCGACAGCGCCGTCAGCCACGGGTGTCGACCCAGGTGGCGCAGGCTGGCGCGGACCAGGAGGCCTTTCATCGGAGCTCCTTCCGAAGCACCGCGTGCCGGGGCTTCGCGGCCATGACGTGCAACGAGGGGGAGGTCATCATCGAGGGGCTCGCTCCGCCATCGGCCCTCATCGCGGCGTCCTCTTCGGTGCCTCGCGCTCCACCAGCCGCCCGTTCGTCATCTCCAACACCCGGTCCGCGCGCGCCATCAACCCCGGCTCGTGGGTGACGACGAGCGCACAGGCATTGCCTTGCCGCGTGAGTCCCTCCAGCAGGTCCAGCACCCGCCGTCCCGTGGCTTCATCCAGGTTGCCCGTGGGCTCATCCGCCAGCAGCAGGGGCGGCGCATGCGCCAGCGCCCGAGCCACCGCCACGCGCTGCTGCTCTCCGCCAGACAGCCGGTCCGGGAAGCTGCCCGCTCGAGAGGCCAGGCCCACCCGCTCCAGCAGCTCATGCGCCCGCGTCCCCGCCTCGGGCCCCGAGCGCCCGTTGAGCTCCACTGGCAGCCGCACGTTCTCCTCCACCGTCAACGTGGGCAGCAGGTTGAACGCCTGGAAGATGAACCCCACGCGCTCGCGGCGCAGCAGCGTGCGCTCACGCTCGCTCATCGTGCCCAGGTTCTTCCCGTCGATGAGCACCTCGCCGCGCGTGGGCAGGTCGATGCCGCTGATGAGGTTGAGCAGCGTGGACTTGCCGGAGCCGCTGCGGCCCAGCAGCACCACGAACTCCCCCCGGCGCAGCTCCAGCGTCACACCCGAGAGGACCTCTCGCGAGGTGTCGCCCTCCGCGTAGGACTTGGTGACATCACGAATCGCGACGAGCGGGGGCGTGTCGGACGAGGGCATGTGTGAGCCCTTGATAAGCGGAGAACGTGTTCCATGCCGCTTCCCGCGGACACACTCAGGTGCCCGCGGATTGTGGCTCCCATTCTCCAAAGTTACAGACGTGCGTCAGGAAGTCGCAGGCCTCCCTCGCGAGTCGCGGCCCATCCGTGTCCCGAGGGATGATGTGGAACCCTCGCTGGAGCGAGATGACGCGCACGCACGGAGACGCCTTGAGCCGCCGCGCCAGCTCGAGTCCGCCTCGTGGGTCCACGACGTGGTCCTGCTCCGCCACGGCGATGAAGACGGGACAGCGCACGCGCGCGGCGCTCCGGGCCGCGGCATCCTGCAGGGTGACGACGTCCCGAAGCCGCGCCACCGGGAAGCCGGAGAGGATGGGCGCGCGGGCCAGGACGGCGGGGTCCGAGATGTCCGTGCTCGACTTCGCGACCCACGGGTGCACCCACTCCAGCAGCGGCGTGCGCGACAACTGACGGATGACGCGCATGCGCGCCCCACGAAAGCGCAGGGCCGGAGCGGCGAGCACCAGGCCGCGCACCATCGCCGGCGCATCCGCGGCCAGGCCCACCGCGAGCAGCGCGCCCATGGACAGCCCCGCGACGAAGACCTGTCGATGGCCCCGCAGTGAGTCGAGCGCGCGCCGGGCCTCGTCCCGCCAGTCGCGCCACGTGACACCCAGCAGCGCCCGCGGCGTGGCGCCATGCCCGGGCAGGAGCGGGGCGACAACGCGCATGCCCCGCGCGGCCAGGGCCTCGCCCAACGGCCGCACATCCCAGGGACTGCCGGTGAAGCCGTGCAGCACCAGGCACGCATCGGGACCTCGTCCCAGCTCGAACGCCCCTGTCTTCTCCTCATCCATGGCCAAGCGCGCGTCCATCATGACGTGACGCTGGCCACGCGAGGGCGCAGGCGCTATGCCCCCTGCCTCATGGCGGACACTCCGAAGCCCCCGGACATGCAGTTGCAGATTCAAATCGACGAGGACGTCGCCAATGGTCAGTACGCCAACATGGCGCTCGTGAACCACACGGACACGGAATTCACCCTGGATTTCATCTACGTCCAGCCGCAGCAACTGCGCGCCAAGGTGCGCTCGCGCATCATCACCAGCCCCAAGCACATGAAGCGGCTGATGATGGCCATGCAGGACAACCTCCAGCGTTACGAGGCGAAGTTCGGCCCCATCACCGTGCGCGAGGATGACGGCGGGATGCACTGAGCGGGTGACCCGCACCCCGGGGTTGGAATCCAACCCGCAGCGGCGCAGACTCGGGGACATCGTGCTCCGACTCCTCGTGCCGCTGTTCGTGCTGTTGTTCGCCCGTGCCGCCTCCGCCCAGTGTCTAGGAGACGGGGTGCAGTTGTTTCCCACACCCGGGGCCATCATCCCCATCAACAGCCGCTTCCTGCTGGAAGGCGTGGGGACCGCTCGCGAGTCCGTGGTGTCGCTGGTGGGCAAGAAGCTGCGGCTGGTGTCGGACAGCCACGAGGTGGAGGTGAAGGCGCAGCGCGGCTGGGAGAGCAGCCTGGGCCGGGCCACCGTCGTCCTCAAGGTCTCCGGCAAGCTGGAGCCGGACAAGCGCTACACGCTGCGCATCGACGAGGTGCTCCCCAACGTCGCCCTGCTCAACGGCAAGGGCGCGGCGCTGCCCGAGTGGTACACGGGCAAGGGCGCGGACACCCAGGCGCCCCGGTGGCAGAAGCGCCCGGCCGTCTCCGAGGGAATCCTCCGCCGCACGCCCCAGGGCACCACCCGCTTCGTGCGCCTCAACCTGTCGTTGCGCGAGGAGAGCCCCGCCTATCTCGTGGTGAAGCTGGAGCCGCGCCGCCCGGGTCCCAGCGTGCAGCAGTACGTGGTGCCGGTGGTCAACAACACGGCCTTCATCGGTCACGAGGCGTGCAGCGGCACGTTCGCCATGGAGGACGGCCGCAGCTACCGCGCCCGCATCGAGGCGTTCGACGCCGCGGGCCACAACGCGCCCCCCGTTCCGCCTGTGGACTTCGAGGCGCCGGCCGACTACTCCGCTCCGTGAGTGGTACTCGCCAGGAGCACGCATGACGAAGGTGGACGTGGAGGGCATGAAGGAGCGGATGGCCGCTTTCACCCAGTCCCTGCAGGATGACATCTGCCAGGCACTGGAGCGGCTGGACGGCTCGTCGCGCTTTCGCGAGGACGCCTGGCAGCGCCCCGGTGGCGGCGGCGGACGCACCCGGGTGCTGGAGGATGGCGCCGTGCTGGAGAAGGCCGGCGTCAACACGTCGGTGGTGTTTGGTGAATTGGAGGAGCAGTTCGCCAAGAAGCTCCAGGGCGAGGGGCGCTCGTTCTGGGCGGGCGGAATCTCCCTGGTGTTGCACCCGCGCAACCCGCATGTGCCCACCGTCCACGCCAACTACCGCTTCATCCACCAGGGCGGGAAGGCGTGGTTCGGCGGCGGCGCGGACCTGACGCCGTACTACCTCTACGAGGAGGACGCGGCGCACTTCCATCGCGTGCACAAGGCCGCGTGCGACGCGCACGACGCGGCGTACTACCCGCGCTTCAAGGCGGCGTGTGACCAGTACTTCCACGTGCGCCACCGCGAGGAGACGCGCGGCGTGGGCGGCATCTTCTTCGAGAACATGGGCGGCGAGCTGGAGCGCGAGTTCGACTTCGTGCGCGACTGCGGCAAGGCCTTCCTGGACGCGTACCTGCCCATCGCCGAGCGCCGCAAGGACACGCCCGTCACCGAGGCCCAGCGCTTCTGGCAGGAGGTGCGGCGCGGGCGCTACGTGGAGTTCAACCTCGTCTATGACCGGGGCACCGTCTTCGGCCTGGAGACGCGCGGGCGCACCGAGTCCATCCTCATGTCGCTGCCGCCCCAGACGCGCTGGCGCTACGACCACCACCCGGAGCCCGGAAGCCCGGAAGCCCGGCTGGTGGAGGTGCTGCGCCAGCCGCGCGACTGGGCGTCCTGGAGCCCTCCTCGAGGCTGAGGTCCACACCGCCCATGGCCCCGCTCGAGATGAGAGGAGGACCCCGCGCGAAGTGGCCCCTGATTGTCGGGGGGCTGGTCCTCCTGGTGGGCCTGGCCAGTGTGTTTGTCTTCCGCCGAACACCACCGACGCCCGAGCGCCCCACCGACGCGGAGGCCCGCCTCAACGTGCTGGCGCTGTGTGACGCGGTGCAGTCGTTCCGGGCCGAGCACGGCCACTATGTGATGGCGGGGCCCACGCCTCAGGCGGTGCCCAAGGGGGGCGTGGCCGTGCCCTTTCCCGAGGACGAGGCCTTCCACCGCCTGGGCTTCGAGCCCGGCGAGCAGGTGCGCTTCCAGTACGAGGTCGTGGTGCAGGAGGGCCCCGTGGGCGAGCCGGAGGTGTCGTGCCTGGCGCGCGGCGACTTCGATGGCGACGGGCTCAACTCCCTGTACCGCGTGCGGCTGGATGCTCACGGGATGACAGGACCCATCGAGGTAGAGCGGGAAGGGGAGTAGGCCGCCGCAACTCGTCACTCGCGCGGCGCGAGAATCCGAGAGAT is part of the Myxococcus landrumus genome and encodes:
- the hemF gene encoding oxygen-dependent coproporphyrinogen oxidase, which encodes MTKVDVEGMKERMAAFTQSLQDDICQALERLDGSSRFREDAWQRPGGGGGRTRVLEDGAVLEKAGVNTSVVFGELEEQFAKKLQGEGRSFWAGGISLVLHPRNPHVPTVHANYRFIHQGGKAWFGGGADLTPYYLYEEDAAHFHRVHKAACDAHDAAYYPRFKAACDQYFHVRHREETRGVGGIFFENMGGELEREFDFVRDCGKAFLDAYLPIAERRKDTPVTEAQRFWQEVRRGRYVEFNLVYDRGTVFGLETRGRTESILMSLPPQTRWRYDHHPEPGSPEARLVEVLRQPRDWASWSPPRG
- a CDS encoding FtsX-like permease family protein — protein: MKGLLVRASLRHLGRHPWLTALSLVGIALGVAVVVSIDLASGSAMRAFERSTDAVAGRATHQLLGGTSGLPERVYRDLRVRPDAPVSAPVVEGYAQATVGDRRTLTLLGMDPFAEAPFRDFSSGAAGDVGTLLTEPGTVLLSARAARALGVGVGDVVPVRVAGRDAQLRVMSLIAPANEDTARALESLALMDISTAQELLGQDGRLTRVDLILPGGDAQAQQLRATLPPGTELVRASARTGTLEQMTRAFRTNLTALSLLALVVGMFLIYNTMTFSVVQRRGLLGRLRAVGITRRELFALVLGEALVLGMVGTVAGLLLGIILGRGLVGLITQTLNDLYFVVSVRRLVLEPLTLAKGLGLGLGATVLAALVPAWEAARSAPVTTLRRSTLEDVSRTRAPRLALMGLALLALGVGMLNWPTHALLPAYVGLFGVLLGAALLVPWLTERLSLLAAVPLGLTFGLLGRMAARSVRTSLSRTAVALAALMVAVATTVGVGLMVSSFRGTVMSWLEASLLADVYISPATMVARRESASLTPGLAEQLRATPGIAGSSSLRLTHVQVNGVLTDLSAVDLSRTPARPYRFKQGDDASVWRELESSTDALIVSEPFAFHRGVGVGDTVRVATDKGPHDFRVVGVYFDYGSDVGTVLMPRATYDRWFDDRGVSGVALYAAPGQDLDALLASVRERAGDSQALLIRSNRSLRQMSMEVFDRTFTITQVLRLLAICVAFVGVLSALMSLQLERARELAVLRAMGLTPGQLWGLVSLQTGLLGLLAGLFSLPLGVGLAYILVHVINQRSFGWTLRLAVSPETLGQALLLALVAAALAGLYPAWKMARANPALALREE
- a CDS encoding DUF3467 domain-containing protein, coding for MADTPKPPDMQLQIQIDEDVANGQYANMALVNHTDTEFTLDFIYVQPQQLRAKVRSRIITSPKHMKRLMMAMQDNLQRYEAKFGPITVREDDGGMH
- a CDS encoding alpha/beta hydrolase, which produces MDEEKTGAFELGRGPDACLVLHGFTGSPWDVRPLGEALAARGMRVVAPLLPGHGATPRALLGVTWRDWRDEARRALDSLRGHRQVFVAGLSMGALLAVGLAADAPAMVRGLVLAAPALRFRGARMRVIRQLSRTPLLEWVHPWVAKSSTDISDPAVLARAPILSGFPVARLRDVVTLQDAAARSAARVRCPVFIAVAEQDHVVDPRGGLELARRLKASPCVRVISLQRGFHIIPRDTDGPRLAREACDFLTHVCNFGEWEPQSAGT
- a CDS encoding ABC transporter ATP-binding protein; this translates as MPSSDTPPLVAIRDVTKSYAEGDTSREVLSGVTLELRRGEFVVLLGRSGSGKSTLLNLISGIDLPTRGEVLIDGKNLGTMSERERTLLRRERVGFIFQAFNLLPTLTVEENVRLPVELNGRSGPEAGTRAHELLERVGLASRAGSFPDRLSGGEQQRVAVARALAHAPPLLLADEPTGNLDEATGRRVLDLLEGLTRQGNACALVVTHEPGLMARADRVLEMTNGRLVEREAPKRTPR